Sequence from the Helianthus annuus cultivar XRQ/B chromosome 13, HanXRQr2.0-SUNRISE, whole genome shotgun sequence genome:
AAGCCGAAATAACAGTAAATTGTGCTAATTACGCGTTTAGACTAAAACGGAAAGTGATGAAGATTGTATAATCGATGTTCGTTACTTCTTGAATTTAACTTTTTGATTCAAATTGTAGCAAATCGTTATATGCAACCgatataataatatattagttAGTATTTATTGTAATGATCTCTATCCGAGGCGCAGCTAAggggccggggggggggggggggggggatccgaccccccgaacttttcgttcagtagtgtaatatatgtggttttcgtatataattttttaggtatatacgttttcgaccccctggttctatagaaatttttgggtatatacgttttcgaccccccccccccccccgatgtACTTTGACAATCTCTATTGCATTATGAAGATCTTTGCTACAATAGAGACCGGATCCATTGCCATTGCGGCATCCACGTTGGATTCGTTACTTGATCTAATGGCTGGCGGCATCCTTTGGTTCACTCACTTGTCTATGCAAAGCATCAACATATACAAGTATCCGATCGGTAAACTCAGAGTGCAGCCTGTTGGAATCATTGTCTTTGCTGCGATTATGGCTACACTCGGTATGTTATATGCGATCAATACCGATAATTCTAAATTTTGTGTTACATGTTAAAGATAAAGAAAGTTGGCTATTAAGTTCTTTTAGGCTTTCAGGTGTTAGTTCAGGCGGTAGAACAGTTGATTGAAAATAAACCACCCGAGAAGATGTCGTCTCTTCAGCTTCTATGGTTATACATAATCATGTTGACTGCAACGGTTGTCAAACTTGTGTTATGGTTATATTGCAGAAGTTCAGGAAACGAGATTGTACGCGCATATGCAAAGGTAACGaaccgaatgaacacgaacaaggaaCAAGGCCTTGTGCGTGTTCGTTCATTACGGAAAGAACATGTTCATGAACGGGTCACGAACGCTTACCGAAAGCCCGAAAGGGATTTCTTGTTCGTgctcgttcgttaaggaaatgaacatgtTCACGAACGCTTACGAATGCAAACGAACACAgacaaatgttcatgaacataaatgaacacaaacgaacgttatatattcattttaaaataaaaatttgcGTTTTTCATCAGAAACATTACGAATAAGCTACCAAATAACGATCCGAACATAGCTGACATAATTATCATAAATATAACTAACACAAAGGCAGCCTATGTTCATtaccgaacattcacgaacataaacgaacgaaggCAGCCTATGTTCATTACCGAACATTCACGATGATTAACGAACGAAGGCAgcctatgttcatgttcgttcgtttaacttATCGAACGGAGTTttgtgttcgtgtttgttcatttaggcaaattggaaaataattatcccatctttctgaaattggccgataataatcccaagtcagttattagccaataataatccgacctcgtccaatttttttgtaaaatagtctgccgttaaaataagcttaacggagttaagtgtttttccaaattacaaaccgatgttttagggcttttgatcggaacgaggatacgagtcgattgatgtaaaacttaccttgaaattgtgttcgaaatggcctgaattttgttaattggaagttaaacacccgaattgaagcaccgttttcgtgggttgggggcagtattttgaggtaagttttacatcaatcgacttgtatcctcgttctgatcaaaagatctaaaacatcggtttgtaattcggaaaaaaacttaactccgttaagctattttaacggcggactattttacaaaaaaattggacgaggtcggattattattggctaataattgacttgggattattatcggccaatttcatAAAGATGGggttattattttccaatttgccgttcatttattaaacgaacgaacataaatgaacttccCGCTGAACAGTTAACTAACTGTTcgatgaacgttcggttcgtttacagccttGTATGTTTGTAATTAGGCCTAGTTATTTAGACTTTTACCTTATTGTTCGGCTACGTTCATACGGTTATCAAAATGATTGACAATTTCATGCGGTGATGGATGATAATTTACATCTAATAAAGATGTGCATTGGTAACAGGATCATTACTTTGATGTGGTAACAAATGTAGTCGGGTTAGTTGCGGCGGTTCTTGGTGATCGATTCTATTGGTGGATCGACCCTGTTGGCGCCATTATTCTCGCCGTTTATACAATTGTAAACTGGTCTGGAACCGTTTGGGAAAATGCAGGTAGCTGCTGCAGGATCATTCCaagtttcaatttttttttagagtaaaatgccattttcgtccatgaggtttggacagttttgcgactttcgtccaaaggtttgtttttccgcatctggatccaataggtttgaaatcttgtcattttcatccggatCGTAAACTCCATCcgtttttctccgttaagtcaggggtatttccgtcttttttgttagcTTAAAGAGCAATTCAGtcgtctttttcactttatgtacaagcatttagcataatgtccAAGTATTCAaaggaccgaattgccctttaagttaacaaaaaaagacgaaaatcccctgacttaacgaagaaaaatggatggagttaactagCCGGATGAaagtgacaagatttcaaaccttttggatccagatgcgaaaaaaacaaacatttggacgaaagtcacaaaactggtcaaacctcagggacgaaaatggcattttactcgttTTTATAACTATTTTACTTGTAATTAGTGATACTAATGAAATACGATTACACAGTTTCGTTAGTCGGACAGTCAGCACCACCAGAAGTATTGCAAAAATTGACTTATCTTGTCACACGACATCCTAAAGTGAAGCGCGTTGACACAGTTCGCGCATACACGTTTGGTGTTTTGTACTTCGTTGAGGTTAGTGTTTGTGGCGAGTGAAGGTGCATTTCTTTTAGTATGGATTTTTTAAGGATTTTATATTTTTCGAATTAGGTTGATATTGAACTCCCTGAAGATTTGTCGCTAAAAGAAGCTCATGCAATCGGCGAAACACTACAAATAAAGATCGAAAAACTTCCAGAAGTCGAACGTGCATTTGTTCATCTCGACTTTGAATGTGATCACAAACCGGAACACTCTGTTCTAACCAGGCTTCCCAACAGTGACCCATGAGGTGAGCGTCTTGTGGTTAGGTCCGTTCTGTACACGACCCATATATTTATTCGTTTATGAGTGGCGTAAATTTCCTTTGTTCATATCAATTTTCATCTTGGATGATGTtctttaatatattattaaatattaaatacacGCGTATAGTAAACACGAGGTTTTTAGTGGCAGAAACAACACTTTTCAGTCACGCGTTACAATAGAAAATTTTTACATTAGCTTTATATAGGACAAAAAGTTGTGGTTTAATCATTtatgcagtggcggacccagaaattatttgctAAGGGTGCGGATGAGacgttcaaccatattttcaaggggcGCGGTCGGggtttttttgcctaaaatatacattaaaaaaaaattcaaggggtgcggccgcccacccacgACTATGAGTAGGTCCGTCATTGCATTTATGTGTTTGTCACTTTGTTGCATTAAAACAAAACTAATATATATTACTTGACAAACTATATTTCATGCATCACCTAATGATTTCTCAAGCAACTCATTTATCGTTTAACAATCCTTGGACTTTTTACATTGTCATCACACTTTAcattaattatttgttttaataagctactaggttataaccccgtgtattacacgggttgagtaaataaatttatatactaaataataaaacattatatctttaaaaacttccttattgcacgggttgaataaatataattttatgtattaaataataaaaagttatatatatatatataagaaccatattgtacgggttgaattaatgtaattttatataccaaataaaaaaattatatctttaaaatcacatgtattacacgggttgaataaatgtaatattgtttaccaaataataaaataatacatctttaaaaaacctcatttattacatgagttaaataaatgtaattttatataccaaataataaaaaagttagtaaatgtaattttgtatagtgaaaataaaaaatatttactatattaatacaaagtttggtttcgtgataaataatttgttttatttaaaatgttttatattaacaatttacaatttcggataatattttattagaaaaatagaagaatggtattcgaaatttaaagtaggataaaatttaatattagctcattattcatttagttatttaattaatataagataagtttggaagtgagacaagaaaatcataaaataaatacctaCAATGAACGACGTGTGTCACACATTTATGTTTTactatatagtatagtatagataaaaatttagattgatataaatagattattttgctgtagcaaaatttgttaacgaagtctcaataaatttaacctaTTATTTagaactccgtaaatgtataaatgataaataatattagttagagtAAATTGCGATTTTGGTTtgtgtggttatatcacttttacccttttagcccaaaaaagaattttttaacatctgagcccccaacgtcttttttctaacccttttggcccctaacactaactccatccattaAGTGTTAAGGgccaaaaatgttagaaaaaagacgttaggggccaaaaagattagaaaaaaaaagaTGTTGGGGCTCggatgttaaaaattctttttgggctaaaagagtaaaagtgatataaccacaggggccaaaatcgtaatttactctattagttaaataaataatattataaacgagaaggagattaaactaaataataattatcca
This genomic interval carries:
- the LOC110898661 gene encoding metal tolerance protein 4 → MEGEKESLLSPTSHYSVNSLRTDFLTRLPDKVRSTVDIESSHFTLQSKSSSSSNSLLTQGEKEYYEKQFATLKSFEEVDAIESCDGVDEDEFDEHVVMQQERAMKVSNYANVLLLAFKIFATIETGSIAIAASTLDSLLDLMAGGILWFTHLSMQSINIYKYPIGKLRVQPVGIIVFAAIMATLGFQVLVQAVEQLIENKPPEKMSSLQLLWLYIIMLTATVVKLVLWLYCRSSGNEIVRAYAKDHYFDVVTNVVGLVAAVLGDRFYWWIDPVGAIILAVYTIVNWSGTVWENAVSLVGQSAPPEVLQKLTYLVTRHPKVKRVDTVRAYTFGVLYFVEVDIELPEDLSLKEAHAIGETLQIKIEKLPEVERAFVHLDFECDHKPEHSVLTRLPNSDP